A single window of Deltaproteobacteria bacterium DNA harbors:
- a CDS encoding leucine--tRNA ligase, translating to MPYEPRKIEARWQRRWLEEKTFRTSIDPSRPKYYVLDMFPYPSGEGLHVGHPKGYVATDVYARYKRMRGFNVLHPMGWDAFGLPAEQHAVRTGQHPRVTTTRNIARYREQLQALGLSYDWEREIDTTDPRYVRWTQWIFCRLFDKGLAYQAEVPVNWCPALGTVLANEEVRDGKSEIGGHPVVRVPLKQWMLRITAYADRLIEDLDGVDWPEHIKKMQLEWIGRSEGARVFFALADHPGESIEVFTTRPDTLFGATYMVLAPEHPLVAKITTPARRAAVTEYVEASARKSERARMAEAKTKGGVDTGAFATNPVNGARIPIWIADYVLAGYGTGAIMAVPGHDARDWEFARTFGLPIVEVVSGGDVTRAAYEGDGAAVNSGLLDGLPTAQAKAKISAWLAERGLGARSVAYKLRDWLFSRQRYWGEPFPVLHLESGETVLVPDAELPVELPELDDFKPRGGFEPPLARAREWVEVADAKTGRAALRDTNTMPQWAGSCWYYLRFCDPTNDSAPFSPEAERYWMNVDLYVGGAEHAVLHLLYARFWHKVLFDLGLVHTKEPFQKLLNPGMIQGKSYRLFKSEAEGEPKYYSRADVRFEGETPVHVGSGAELAEEWIEPEKVRWQNGRALAPAVDVDLEEVIEKMSKSRGNVVNPDDVIDEFGADAMRLYEMFIGPLGKAAPWSTDGIPGVARFLGRAYRLVCEEDDAGDRARDFAPGPGSDAQRRLLARTIDKVTRDFEALEFNTAISALMVFVRDVEKDGPATRELVEAFVLLLAPLAPHLGEELWQRLGHAESLVRAPWPVAERALLVQDEIELTVQVAGKVRDRVRVPSDADQATALAAALASENVAKHVGSGAPRRVIYVPGRLINLVP from the coding sequence ATGCCGTACGAGCCGCGCAAGATCGAAGCCCGCTGGCAGCGCCGCTGGCTGGAAGAGAAGACCTTCCGCACTTCGATCGATCCGAGCCGGCCCAAGTACTACGTGCTCGACATGTTCCCGTACCCGTCGGGCGAGGGCCTGCACGTCGGCCACCCGAAGGGATACGTCGCGACCGACGTGTACGCGCGCTACAAGCGCATGCGCGGGTTCAACGTGCTGCACCCGATGGGCTGGGACGCCTTCGGCCTGCCCGCGGAGCAGCACGCCGTGCGCACGGGGCAGCACCCCCGCGTGACCACGACGCGGAACATCGCGCGCTACCGCGAGCAGCTGCAGGCGCTCGGCCTCTCCTACGACTGGGAGCGCGAGATCGACACCACCGACCCGCGCTACGTGCGCTGGACCCAGTGGATCTTCTGCCGGCTCTTCGACAAGGGGCTGGCCTACCAGGCCGAGGTGCCGGTGAACTGGTGCCCGGCGCTGGGCACGGTGCTGGCGAACGAGGAGGTCCGCGACGGCAAGAGCGAGATCGGCGGGCACCCGGTCGTGCGCGTGCCGCTGAAGCAGTGGATGCTGCGCATCACCGCCTACGCGGACCGGCTGATCGAGGACCTAGATGGGGTCGACTGGCCGGAGCACATCAAGAAGATGCAGCTGGAGTGGATCGGCCGCTCCGAGGGCGCGCGCGTGTTCTTCGCGCTCGCCGACCACCCGGGCGAGTCGATCGAGGTCTTCACCACGCGGCCCGACACGCTCTTCGGCGCGACCTACATGGTGCTCGCGCCCGAGCACCCGCTGGTCGCGAAGATCACCACGCCCGCGCGGCGCGCGGCGGTGACCGAGTACGTCGAGGCGAGCGCGCGAAAGAGCGAGCGCGCGCGAATGGCCGAGGCGAAGACCAAGGGGGGCGTCGACACGGGCGCGTTCGCGACGAACCCGGTGAACGGCGCGCGGATCCCGATCTGGATCGCCGACTACGTGCTCGCCGGCTACGGGACCGGCGCGATCATGGCCGTGCCCGGCCACGACGCGCGCGACTGGGAGTTCGCGCGGACGTTCGGGCTGCCGATCGTCGAGGTCGTGAGCGGCGGCGACGTGACCCGCGCGGCGTACGAGGGTGACGGCGCGGCGGTGAACTCGGGCCTGCTCGACGGCCTGCCGACCGCGCAGGCGAAGGCGAAGATCAGCGCCTGGCTGGCCGAGCGCGGCCTGGGCGCGCGCTCGGTCGCGTACAAGCTCCGCGACTGGCTGTTCAGCCGGCAGCGCTACTGGGGCGAGCCGTTCCCGGTGCTCCATCTGGAGAGCGGCGAGACGGTGCTCGTGCCCGACGCGGAGCTCCCCGTCGAGCTTCCCGAGCTCGACGACTTCAAGCCGCGCGGCGGCTTCGAGCCGCCGCTCGCGCGCGCGCGGGAGTGGGTCGAGGTCGCCGATGCGAAGACCGGGCGAGCGGCGCTTCGCGACACCAACACCATGCCGCAGTGGGCGGGGAGCTGTTGGTACTACCTGCGCTTCTGCGATCCGACCAATGACAGCGCGCCGTTCTCGCCCGAGGCCGAGCGCTACTGGATGAACGTCGACCTGTACGTGGGCGGCGCGGAGCACGCGGTGCTGCACCTGCTCTACGCGCGCTTCTGGCACAAGGTGCTCTTCGATCTGGGCCTGGTGCACACCAAGGAGCCGTTCCAGAAGCTGCTGAACCCCGGCATGATCCAGGGCAAGAGCTACCGGCTGTTCAAGAGCGAGGCCGAAGGCGAGCCGAAGTACTACTCCCGCGCCGACGTGCGCTTCGAGGGCGAGACGCCGGTCCACGTCGGCTCGGGCGCGGAGCTGGCCGAGGAGTGGATCGAGCCCGAGAAGGTGCGCTGGCAGAACGGGCGGGCGCTCGCGCCGGCGGTCGACGTCGACCTCGAGGAAGTGATCGAGAAGATGTCGAAGAGCCGCGGAAACGTGGTGAATCCCGACGACGTGATCGACGAGTTCGGCGCCGACGCGATGCGCCTGTACGAGATGTTCATCGGGCCGCTGGGAAAGGCCGCGCCCTGGTCGACCGACGGAATCCCGGGCGTCGCGCGCTTCCTCGGCCGCGCGTATCGGCTGGTCTGCGAGGAGGACGACGCCGGCGACCGCGCGCGGGACTTCGCGCCGGGACCCGGAAGCGACGCGCAGCGGCGGCTGCTCGCGCGCACGATCGACAAGGTGACGCGCGACTTCGAGGCCCTGGAGTTCAACACCGCGATCTCGGCGCTGATGGTCTTCGTCCGCGACGTGGAGAAGGACGGCCCGGCCACGCGCGAGCTGGTCGAAGCCTTCGTGCTTCTGCTCGCGCCGCTCGCGCCGCACCTGGGCGAGGAGCTCTGGCAGCGGCTCGGCCACGCGGAGTCCCTGGTCCGCGCGCCCTGGCCGGTGGCCGAGCGAGCGCTCCTCGTGCAGGACGAGATCGAGCTCACGGTCCAGGTCGCGGGAAAAGTTCGCGACCGCGTCCGCGTTCCGTCCGACGCCGACCAGGCCACCGCGCTGGCCGCCGCGCTCGCCAGCGAGAACGTCGCCAAGCACGTCGGCTCGGGCGCGCCGCGCCGGGTGATCTACGTTCCCGGCCGGCTGATCAACTTGGTACCTTAG